Proteins encoded in a region of the Sparus aurata chromosome 6, fSpaAur1.1, whole genome shotgun sequence genome:
- the frmd4ba gene encoding FERM domain-containing protein 4B isoform X3, translating into MAMNVIRGMEDLVASGSQLVWSLAHQTLRRWYNRGLMPCRRLLEVWFRIGKCYQMTEGRLCQVHLLDGRKLELLVQPKLLSRELLDLVASHFNLKEKEYFGLCFIDDTGQNNWLQLDRKVLDHDFSKTSGPLELKFLVRFYIERITFLKDNTTVELFFLNAKSLVFNETIEVESGNVFKLAAFALQEAKGDYASVETARSDLKQLPVLPTRVLREHPSLNYCEDKVIEHYKKLKGLTRGQAIVQYLALVESLPTYGVHYYPVKDKQEIPWWLGVSYKGIGQYDLQDKLKPRKLFQWKQLENLYFREKKFAVEVNDPHRRTVTKRTFGQTGLVIHTWYASHSLIKTIWVMAISQHQFYLDRKQSKSKMTTTRSTGDIAMDLTEICAPRITKLSSIESKDQLIMASNGSLISASSLDSEVTEEQKKEKAAELKKKEKDLQDTLTQKLEELKKLCMREAEITGHLPKDYPLATGEKAPPVRRRMGTAFKLDELFPYDEDPHLRNLESRFALQQKIVEAAIKLSNEGDLCKTVKKKRRNNCLDAMRKLEDIEKEINAYRIKKGKKPTQRASLILADDVNPSDLSSLSDSLTLDDDDELISQRQRSRSVQYSPRPHHAETLDIHYSKDRRASSNDQHADSRLNYGHVQESLHYSHRDALSSHSSPFKPSSRQPRDARSMPPTPLLTRNAYSSTQLRSEDAPQHFRQRSGSLESQSQFLTENELPVPAFTLSPARRSNSTEVLDDGSSYTSQSSVEYSVPGNHTHRRRTRGRHRKDTYANTGSMPNLAQPDARCYAYQPRARPTTTAYYVAGYPSYVEPEPYSNGVYMYDNEMEGHYNVNPSYHPTPAAYHSHDMHSHYGNDEIDGMSQNPYATLRPPRNRPVPRSNEHIGKNIQKALVAEHLRGWYQRNAAHKQAAYNYDYDRGSQQSLGYQTMPAPYSHNNRNTSYSAVSTASSSSNWHSHMSSSGMSEYDMPMHAPQTYSYTAAPYSHPAHNRSYVDISQMDPHSGNQMNTNLEPDDEIYWQDSKPGTIV; encoded by the exons CCCAAGCTGTTGTCCCGTGAGCTGTTAGATTTGGTGGCCTCGCATTTCAACCTGAAGGAGAAAGAATACTTTGGATTGTGCTTCATAGATGACAC TGGCCAGAATAACTGGCTCCAGCTGGATCGCAAAGTCCTTGATCATGACTTCTCCAAGACTTCAGGGCCTTTGGAACTTAAGTTCCTCGTGAG GTTTTATATCGAGAGGATCACCTTCCtgaaagacaacacaacagtggagcTGTTCTTCCTGAACGCTAAATCTTTAGTGTTTAAT GAGACCATCGAAGTGGAGAGTGGAAATGTTTTCAAGTTAGCCGCATTCGCATTGCAG gAGGCCAAAGGAGATTACGCGAG TGTTGAGACCGCCAGGTCAGACCTGAAGCAGCTGCCAGTCTTGCCCACCAGAGTATTAAGGGAGCACCCATCTCTCAATTACTG tgaggacaaagtgATTGAAcattacaagaagctgaaagggCTGACTAGAGGACAGGCCATCGTGCA GTATCTGGCCCTGGTGGAGTCCCTGCCAACATATGGAGTCCATTACTACCCAGTGAAG GACAAGCAAGAAATACCGTGGTGGCTGGGAGTCAGCTACAAAGGCATCGGCCAGTACGATCTGCAGGATAAACTGAAACCGAGAAAG ttgTTTCAGTGGAAGCAGTTGGAGAATTTATATTTCCGAGAGAAGAAATTTGCGGTGGAAGTGAACGACCCACACAG AAGAACAGTGACCAAGCGAACTTTCGGACAAACTGGGCTGGTTATTCACACATGGTATGCCAGCCACTCTCTGATTAAAACCATCTGGGTGATGGCCATCAGTCAGCACCAGTTCTACCTGGACAGGAAGCAAAGCAAA TCAAAGATGACCACGACCAGGAGTACAGGAGACATCGCCATGGACCTGACAGAGATCTGTGCCCCTCGGATCACCAAACTGTCCAGCATCGAGAGCAAAGACCAGCTTATCATGGCCAGCAACGGAAGCCTCATCTCAGCCA GTTCTTTGGACTCTGAAGtcacagaggagcagaagaaagaaaaggctgctgagctgaaaaagaaagagaaggaccTTCaggacacactgacacagaaactGGAGGAACTGAAGAAGCTCTGCATGAGAGAAGCT GAGATTACAGGCCACCTGCCTAAAGACTATCCCCTTGCCACAGGGGAGAAGGCTCCTCCAGTACGACGCCGTATGGGGACAGCCTTCAAACTGGATGAGCTTTTCCCCTACGACGAG GACCCACATCTGAGGAATCTGGAGAGCAGGTTCGCATTGCAGCAGAAGATCGTGGAAGCTGCCATCAAATTATCCAATGAGGGCGACCTCTGCAAGACggtgaagaaaaagaggaggaacaaCTGTCTGGATGCAATGAGGAAGCTGGAGGATATTGAGAAGGAGATCAACGCCTACAGGATCAAGAAGGGAAAGAAACCCACCCAGAGAGCCTCACTGATCTTAGCAG ATGATGTCAACCCTTCAGACCTCAGCTCTCTGTCTGACAGCCTCACTCTGGATGATG ATGATGAGCTCATTTCCCAGAGGCAGCGGTCCAGGTCGGTTCAGTATTCCCCAAGACCTCATCATGCAGAAACTCTGGACATCCATTACAGCAAAGACAGACGGGCCTCTTCTAATGACCAGCACGCAGACAGCAG ATTAAATTACGGTCACGTCCAGGAATCCCTCCACTACAGTCACCGTGATGCCTTATCGAGCCACAGCAGCCCGTTCAAACCGTCTTCCAGACAGCCACGTGACGCACGCAGCatgccccccacccccctccttACCCGCAACGCCTACAGCAGCACCCAGCTCAG ATCAGAGGACGCTCCACAACATTTCCGCCAGCGCAGCGGTAGTCTGGAGTCCCAGTCCCAGTTCCTGACAGAGAATGAACTTCCTGTCCCAGCGTTCACCCTCTCCCCAGCCCGACGCAGCAACAGCACTGAGGTCCTCGATGATGGCTCCTCCTACACCAGCCAGTCTAGTGTGGAGTACAGCGTCCCtggcaaccacacacacagacgcaggaCGCGCGGCCGCCACAGAAAAGACACGTACGCCAACACAGGCAGCATGCCCAACCTGGCTCAGCCAGACGCCCGCTGCTACGCCTACCAGCCTCGGGCCCGTCCAACAACGACAGCCTACTATGTCGCAGGCTACCCCAGCTACGTAGAGCCAGAGCCTTACTCTAATGGAGTCTACATGTATGACAATGAGATGGAGGGACACTATAATGTTAATCCGTCCTACCACCCGACACCAGCAGCGTATCACAGCCATGATATGCACAGTCACTACGGTAACGACGAGATAGACGGCATGTCTCAGAATCCGTACGCCACGCTGCGGCCACCCAGGAACCGCCCGGTGCCTCGCAGCAACGAGCACATCGGCAAGAACATCCAAAAGGCTCTGGTGGCAGAACACCTGAGAGGCTGGTACCAACGCAACGCAGCACACAAACAGGCCGCGTACAACTACGACTACGACCGAGGCTCCCAGCAGAGCCTGGGCTATCAGACCATGCCTGCACCATACAgccacaacaacagaaacacctccTACTCTGCAG TGTCCACAGCGTCCTCCAGCTCGAACTGGCACAGCCACATGAGCAGTAGTGGTATGTCGGAATATGACATGCCCATGCATGCGCCACAGACCTACTCTTACACGGCAGCCCCCTACAGCCACCCCGCCCACaacag ATCCTACGTAGATATCAGCCAAATGGACCCACACAGTGGTAACCAAATGAACACTAACCTGGAGCCAGATGACGAGATTTACTGGCAAGACTCAAAACCGGGAACAATAGTGTAG
- the frmd4ba gene encoding FERM domain-containing protein 4B isoform X2 codes for MAMNVIRGMEDLVASGSQLVWSLAHQTLRRWYNRGLMPCRRLLEVWFRIGKCYQMTEGRLCQVHLLDGRKLELLVQPKLLSRELLDLVASHFNLKEKEYFGLCFIDDTGQNNWLQLDRKVLDHDFSKTSGPLELKFLVRFYIERITFLKDNTTVELFFLNAKSLVFNETIEVESGNVFKLAAFALQEAKGDYASVETARSDLKQLPVLPTRVLREHPSLNYCEDKVIEHYKKLKGLTRGQAIVQYLALVESLPTYGVHYYPVKDKQEIPWWLGVSYKGIGQYDLQDKLKPRKLFQWKQLENLYFREKKFAVEVNDPHRRTVTKRTFGQTGLVIHTWYASHSLIKTIWVMAISQHQFYLDRKQSKSKMTTTRSTGDIAMDLTEICAPRITKLSSIESKDQLIMASNGSLISASSLDSEVTEEQKKEKAAELKKKEKDLQDTLTQKLEELKKLCMREAEITGHLPKDYPLATGEKAPPVRRRMGTAFKLDELFPYDEDPHLRNLESRFALQQKIVEAAIKLSNEGDLCKTVKKKRRNNCLDAMRKLEDIEKEINAYRIKKGKKPTQRASLILADDVNPSDLSSLSDSLTLDDDDELISQRQRSRSVQYSPRPHHAETLDIHYSKDRRASSNDQHADSRLNYGHVQESLHYSHRDALSSHSSPFKPSSRQPRDARSMPPTPLLTRNAYSSTQLRSEDAPQHFRQRSGSLESQSQFLTENELPVPAFTLSPARRSNSTEVLDDGSSYTSQSSVEYSVPGNHTHRRRTRGRHRKDTYANTGSMPNLAQPDARCYAYQPRARPTTTAYYVAGYPSYVEPEPYSNGVYMYDNEMEGHYNVNPSYHPTPAAYHSHDMHSHYGNDEIDGMSQNPYATLRPPRNRPVPRSNEHIGKNIQKALVAEHLRGWYQRNAAHKQAAYNYDYDRGSQQSLGYQTMPAPYSHNNRNTSYSAVSTASSSSNWHSHMSSSGMSEYDMPMHAPQTYSYTAAPYSHPAHNRYGASQLIKGSWHSPDGQRRCAFFPASSSSSASSSTSSLPSSSFPSSSYSPGCRVRQVASSPAQPQSSRGHRLSKVSFVKDPT; via the exons CCCAAGCTGTTGTCCCGTGAGCTGTTAGATTTGGTGGCCTCGCATTTCAACCTGAAGGAGAAAGAATACTTTGGATTGTGCTTCATAGATGACAC TGGCCAGAATAACTGGCTCCAGCTGGATCGCAAAGTCCTTGATCATGACTTCTCCAAGACTTCAGGGCCTTTGGAACTTAAGTTCCTCGTGAG GTTTTATATCGAGAGGATCACCTTCCtgaaagacaacacaacagtggagcTGTTCTTCCTGAACGCTAAATCTTTAGTGTTTAAT GAGACCATCGAAGTGGAGAGTGGAAATGTTTTCAAGTTAGCCGCATTCGCATTGCAG gAGGCCAAAGGAGATTACGCGAG TGTTGAGACCGCCAGGTCAGACCTGAAGCAGCTGCCAGTCTTGCCCACCAGAGTATTAAGGGAGCACCCATCTCTCAATTACTG tgaggacaaagtgATTGAAcattacaagaagctgaaagggCTGACTAGAGGACAGGCCATCGTGCA GTATCTGGCCCTGGTGGAGTCCCTGCCAACATATGGAGTCCATTACTACCCAGTGAAG GACAAGCAAGAAATACCGTGGTGGCTGGGAGTCAGCTACAAAGGCATCGGCCAGTACGATCTGCAGGATAAACTGAAACCGAGAAAG ttgTTTCAGTGGAAGCAGTTGGAGAATTTATATTTCCGAGAGAAGAAATTTGCGGTGGAAGTGAACGACCCACACAG AAGAACAGTGACCAAGCGAACTTTCGGACAAACTGGGCTGGTTATTCACACATGGTATGCCAGCCACTCTCTGATTAAAACCATCTGGGTGATGGCCATCAGTCAGCACCAGTTCTACCTGGACAGGAAGCAAAGCAAA TCAAAGATGACCACGACCAGGAGTACAGGAGACATCGCCATGGACCTGACAGAGATCTGTGCCCCTCGGATCACCAAACTGTCCAGCATCGAGAGCAAAGACCAGCTTATCATGGCCAGCAACGGAAGCCTCATCTCAGCCA GTTCTTTGGACTCTGAAGtcacagaggagcagaagaaagaaaaggctgctgagctgaaaaagaaagagaaggaccTTCaggacacactgacacagaaactGGAGGAACTGAAGAAGCTCTGCATGAGAGAAGCT GAGATTACAGGCCACCTGCCTAAAGACTATCCCCTTGCCACAGGGGAGAAGGCTCCTCCAGTACGACGCCGTATGGGGACAGCCTTCAAACTGGATGAGCTTTTCCCCTACGACGAG GACCCACATCTGAGGAATCTGGAGAGCAGGTTCGCATTGCAGCAGAAGATCGTGGAAGCTGCCATCAAATTATCCAATGAGGGCGACCTCTGCAAGACggtgaagaaaaagaggaggaacaaCTGTCTGGATGCAATGAGGAAGCTGGAGGATATTGAGAAGGAGATCAACGCCTACAGGATCAAGAAGGGAAAGAAACCCACCCAGAGAGCCTCACTGATCTTAGCAG ATGATGTCAACCCTTCAGACCTCAGCTCTCTGTCTGACAGCCTCACTCTGGATGATG ATGATGAGCTCATTTCCCAGAGGCAGCGGTCCAGGTCGGTTCAGTATTCCCCAAGACCTCATCATGCAGAAACTCTGGACATCCATTACAGCAAAGACAGACGGGCCTCTTCTAATGACCAGCACGCAGACAGCAG ATTAAATTACGGTCACGTCCAGGAATCCCTCCACTACAGTCACCGTGATGCCTTATCGAGCCACAGCAGCCCGTTCAAACCGTCTTCCAGACAGCCACGTGACGCACGCAGCatgccccccacccccctccttACCCGCAACGCCTACAGCAGCACCCAGCTCAG ATCAGAGGACGCTCCACAACATTTCCGCCAGCGCAGCGGTAGTCTGGAGTCCCAGTCCCAGTTCCTGACAGAGAATGAACTTCCTGTCCCAGCGTTCACCCTCTCCCCAGCCCGACGCAGCAACAGCACTGAGGTCCTCGATGATGGCTCCTCCTACACCAGCCAGTCTAGTGTGGAGTACAGCGTCCCtggcaaccacacacacagacgcaggaCGCGCGGCCGCCACAGAAAAGACACGTACGCCAACACAGGCAGCATGCCCAACCTGGCTCAGCCAGACGCCCGCTGCTACGCCTACCAGCCTCGGGCCCGTCCAACAACGACAGCCTACTATGTCGCAGGCTACCCCAGCTACGTAGAGCCAGAGCCTTACTCTAATGGAGTCTACATGTATGACAATGAGATGGAGGGACACTATAATGTTAATCCGTCCTACCACCCGACACCAGCAGCGTATCACAGCCATGATATGCACAGTCACTACGGTAACGACGAGATAGACGGCATGTCTCAGAATCCGTACGCCACGCTGCGGCCACCCAGGAACCGCCCGGTGCCTCGCAGCAACGAGCACATCGGCAAGAACATCCAAAAGGCTCTGGTGGCAGAACACCTGAGAGGCTGGTACCAACGCAACGCAGCACACAAACAGGCCGCGTACAACTACGACTACGACCGAGGCTCCCAGCAGAGCCTGGGCTATCAGACCATGCCTGCACCATACAgccacaacaacagaaacacctccTACTCTGCAG TGTCCACAGCGTCCTCCAGCTCGAACTGGCACAGCCACATGAGCAGTAGTGGTATGTCGGAATATGACATGCCCATGCATGCGCCACAGACCTACTCTTACACGGCAGCCCCCTACAGCCACCCCGCCCACaacag ATATGGCGCCTCCCAGCTTATAAAGGGCTCCTGGCACAGCCCTGATGGCCAGAGGCGCTGTGCCTTTTTCCCTGCTagctcttcctcctcagcttcctcctccacctcctccctgccttcctcctcctttccctcctcctcctactccccCGGCTGTCGGGTCAGGCAGGTGGCCTCCAGCCCTGCGCAGCCACAATCCTCCAGAGGGCACAGGCTCAGTAAGGTGTCCTTTGTGAAAG ATCCTACGTAG
- the frmd4ba gene encoding FERM domain-containing protein 4B isoform X5, with the protein MTEGRLCQVHLLDGRKLELLVQPKLLSRELLDLVASHFNLKEKEYFGLCFIDDTGQNNWLQLDRKVLDHDFSKTSGPLELKFLVRFYIERITFLKDNTTVELFFLNAKSLVFNETIEVESGNVFKLAAFALQEAKGDYASVETARSDLKQLPVLPTRVLREHPSLNYCEDKVIEHYKKLKGLTRGQAIVQYLALVESLPTYGVHYYPVKDKQEIPWWLGVSYKGIGQYDLQDKLKPRKLFQWKQLENLYFREKKFAVEVNDPHRRTVTKRTFGQTGLVIHTWYASHSLIKTIWVMAISQHQFYLDRKQSKSKMTTTRSTGDIAMDLTEICAPRITKLSSIESKDQLIMASNGSLISASSLDSEVTEEQKKEKAAELKKKEKDLQDTLTQKLEELKKLCMREAEITGHLPKDYPLATGEKAPPVRRRMGTAFKLDELFPYDEDPHLRNLESRFALQQKIVEAAIKLSNEGDLCKTVKKKRRNNCLDAMRKLEDIEKEINAYRIKKGKKPTQRASLILADDVNPSDLSSLSDSLTLDDDDELISQRQRSRSVQYSPRPHHAETLDIHYSKDRRASSNDQHADSRLNYGHVQESLHYSHRDALSSHSSPFKPSSRQPRDARSMPPTPLLTRNAYSSTQLRSEDAPQHFRQRSGSLESQSQFLTENELPVPAFTLSPARRSNSTEVLDDGSSYTSQSSVEYSVPGNHTHRRRTRGRHRKDTYANTGSMPNLAQPDARCYAYQPRARPTTTAYYVAGYPSYVEPEPYSNGVYMYDNEMEGHYNVNPSYHPTPAAYHSHDMHSHYGNDEIDGMSQNPYATLRPPRNRPVPRSNEHIGKNIQKALVAEHLRGWYQRNAAHKQAAYNYDYDRGSQQSLGYQTMPAPYSHNNRNTSYSAVSTASSSSNWHSHMSSSGMSEYDMPMHAPQTYSYTAAPYSHPAHNRYGASQLIKGSWHSPDGQRRCAFFPASSSSSASSSTSSLPSSSFPSSSYSPGCRVRQVASSPAQPQSSRGHRLSKVSFVKGSS; encoded by the exons CCCAAGCTGTTGTCCCGTGAGCTGTTAGATTTGGTGGCCTCGCATTTCAACCTGAAGGAGAAAGAATACTTTGGATTGTGCTTCATAGATGACAC TGGCCAGAATAACTGGCTCCAGCTGGATCGCAAAGTCCTTGATCATGACTTCTCCAAGACTTCAGGGCCTTTGGAACTTAAGTTCCTCGTGAG GTTTTATATCGAGAGGATCACCTTCCtgaaagacaacacaacagtggagcTGTTCTTCCTGAACGCTAAATCTTTAGTGTTTAAT GAGACCATCGAAGTGGAGAGTGGAAATGTTTTCAAGTTAGCCGCATTCGCATTGCAG gAGGCCAAAGGAGATTACGCGAG TGTTGAGACCGCCAGGTCAGACCTGAAGCAGCTGCCAGTCTTGCCCACCAGAGTATTAAGGGAGCACCCATCTCTCAATTACTG tgaggacaaagtgATTGAAcattacaagaagctgaaagggCTGACTAGAGGACAGGCCATCGTGCA GTATCTGGCCCTGGTGGAGTCCCTGCCAACATATGGAGTCCATTACTACCCAGTGAAG GACAAGCAAGAAATACCGTGGTGGCTGGGAGTCAGCTACAAAGGCATCGGCCAGTACGATCTGCAGGATAAACTGAAACCGAGAAAG ttgTTTCAGTGGAAGCAGTTGGAGAATTTATATTTCCGAGAGAAGAAATTTGCGGTGGAAGTGAACGACCCACACAG AAGAACAGTGACCAAGCGAACTTTCGGACAAACTGGGCTGGTTATTCACACATGGTATGCCAGCCACTCTCTGATTAAAACCATCTGGGTGATGGCCATCAGTCAGCACCAGTTCTACCTGGACAGGAAGCAAAGCAAA TCAAAGATGACCACGACCAGGAGTACAGGAGACATCGCCATGGACCTGACAGAGATCTGTGCCCCTCGGATCACCAAACTGTCCAGCATCGAGAGCAAAGACCAGCTTATCATGGCCAGCAACGGAAGCCTCATCTCAGCCA GTTCTTTGGACTCTGAAGtcacagaggagcagaagaaagaaaaggctgctgagctgaaaaagaaagagaaggaccTTCaggacacactgacacagaaactGGAGGAACTGAAGAAGCTCTGCATGAGAGAAGCT GAGATTACAGGCCACCTGCCTAAAGACTATCCCCTTGCCACAGGGGAGAAGGCTCCTCCAGTACGACGCCGTATGGGGACAGCCTTCAAACTGGATGAGCTTTTCCCCTACGACGAG GACCCACATCTGAGGAATCTGGAGAGCAGGTTCGCATTGCAGCAGAAGATCGTGGAAGCTGCCATCAAATTATCCAATGAGGGCGACCTCTGCAAGACggtgaagaaaaagaggaggaacaaCTGTCTGGATGCAATGAGGAAGCTGGAGGATATTGAGAAGGAGATCAACGCCTACAGGATCAAGAAGGGAAAGAAACCCACCCAGAGAGCCTCACTGATCTTAGCAG ATGATGTCAACCCTTCAGACCTCAGCTCTCTGTCTGACAGCCTCACTCTGGATGATG ATGATGAGCTCATTTCCCAGAGGCAGCGGTCCAGGTCGGTTCAGTATTCCCCAAGACCTCATCATGCAGAAACTCTGGACATCCATTACAGCAAAGACAGACGGGCCTCTTCTAATGACCAGCACGCAGACAGCAG ATTAAATTACGGTCACGTCCAGGAATCCCTCCACTACAGTCACCGTGATGCCTTATCGAGCCACAGCAGCCCGTTCAAACCGTCTTCCAGACAGCCACGTGACGCACGCAGCatgccccccacccccctccttACCCGCAACGCCTACAGCAGCACCCAGCTCAG ATCAGAGGACGCTCCACAACATTTCCGCCAGCGCAGCGGTAGTCTGGAGTCCCAGTCCCAGTTCCTGACAGAGAATGAACTTCCTGTCCCAGCGTTCACCCTCTCCCCAGCCCGACGCAGCAACAGCACTGAGGTCCTCGATGATGGCTCCTCCTACACCAGCCAGTCTAGTGTGGAGTACAGCGTCCCtggcaaccacacacacagacgcaggaCGCGCGGCCGCCACAGAAAAGACACGTACGCCAACACAGGCAGCATGCCCAACCTGGCTCAGCCAGACGCCCGCTGCTACGCCTACCAGCCTCGGGCCCGTCCAACAACGACAGCCTACTATGTCGCAGGCTACCCCAGCTACGTAGAGCCAGAGCCTTACTCTAATGGAGTCTACATGTATGACAATGAGATGGAGGGACACTATAATGTTAATCCGTCCTACCACCCGACACCAGCAGCGTATCACAGCCATGATATGCACAGTCACTACGGTAACGACGAGATAGACGGCATGTCTCAGAATCCGTACGCCACGCTGCGGCCACCCAGGAACCGCCCGGTGCCTCGCAGCAACGAGCACATCGGCAAGAACATCCAAAAGGCTCTGGTGGCAGAACACCTGAGAGGCTGGTACCAACGCAACGCAGCACACAAACAGGCCGCGTACAACTACGACTACGACCGAGGCTCCCAGCAGAGCCTGGGCTATCAGACCATGCCTGCACCATACAgccacaacaacagaaacacctccTACTCTGCAG TGTCCACAGCGTCCTCCAGCTCGAACTGGCACAGCCACATGAGCAGTAGTGGTATGTCGGAATATGACATGCCCATGCATGCGCCACAGACCTACTCTTACACGGCAGCCCCCTACAGCCACCCCGCCCACaacag ATATGGCGCCTCCCAGCTTATAAAGGGCTCCTGGCACAGCCCTGATGGCCAGAGGCGCTGTGCCTTTTTCCCTGCTagctcttcctcctcagcttcctcctccacctcctccctgccttcctcctcctttccctcctcctcctactccccCGGCTGTCGGGTCAGGCAGGTGGCCTCCAGCCCTGCGCAGCCACAATCCTCCAGAGGGCACAGGCTCAGTAAGGTGTCCTTTGTGAAAGGTAGCTCATA A